The genomic region GTCGATCGGCCAGTACAACACCCGTGCCACACCGCTCCAGATGGCGATGGTCGCGGCGGCCGTCGCCAACGGCGGTCAGCTCCGGGAGCCGTACCTGGTGGAGCGCACGACACGACCGGGCGGCAGCACCCTCGCGACGGCCGGCTCACGCGCGGTCCGCCAGGCGATGTACCCCTCGACCGCGGTCCGGCTGCGCGCGCTGATGCGGGAGGTGGTCGAGGACGGCACCGGACGCCGGGCGGCGATCCGCGGCGCCAAGGTCGGCGGCAAGACCGGCACCGCCCAGCACGGCCTCGGCAACTCCGGTACGCCGTACGCCTGGTTCGTCTCCTGGGCCCAGGGCGACGGTGATCTGGAGCCGCGGGTGGCGGTCGCGGTCGTCGTGGAGGAAGCGGAGGCGGACCGCGGGGACATCAGCGGCGGCGGCGACGCGGCGCCGATCGCCCGGGCGGTGATGAAAGCGGTGCTCGGGTCCCGCTGATCAGTCTCCCCCACACGGGCGCTGCCGGTTCTTCGGCGCGCCCGAAGTAGACACCGGGTCAACAAGTGGCGCACAGGGGATTGACGGCCTTGCTGACAGGCAGTCTCATAAGGGGGACAGTGACGTGTGCACAACGAGGTGGGCAGCCATGACGACCCTGACGGAAGCCGACGCGCTCGACGGCCTGCGCGATGCCCTGGGCCTGCTGAAGGACCGGGAGCAGGTGGCCCAGCGGCTGCTCGACTCCTCCGCCAAGCACTCCTTCGACCCGGACAAGGAACTGGACTGGGACGCGCCCTTCGAGGAGGGCAAGTGGTTCTGGCCGCCGGAGCTGGTCTCGCTCTACGACACCCCGCTGTGGAAGCGGATGAGCGAGGAGCAGCGGATCCTGCTCTCCCAGCACGAGGCGGCGGCGCTGGCCTCACTCGGCATCTGGTTCGAGATCATCCTCATGCAGCTGCTGGTCCGGCACATCTACGACAAGGCGGCGACGAGCGCGCACGTGCGCTACGCCCTCACCGAGATCGAGGACGAGTGCCGGCACTCCAAGATGTTCGCCCGGCTGATATCCCACGGTGGCACGCCCTGGTACCCGGTCAGCCGCGTCCACCAGCACCTGGGCCGCCTGTTCAAGACCATCTCGACCACCCCGGGTTCCTTCACCGCGACGCTCCTCGGCGAGGAGGTCCTCGACTGGATGCAGCGTCTGACGTTCCCCGACGAGCGGGTCCAGCCCCTCATCCGCGGTGTCACCCGCATCCACGTGGTGGAGGAGGCCCGCCACGTCCGCTACGCCCGCGAGGAGCTCCGCCGCCAGATGGTGACGGCCCCCAAGTGGTCCCAGGAGTTCACCCGCATCACCTCCGGTGAGTTCGCCCGGGTGTTCTCGGTGGCCTTCGTGAACCCCGAGGTCTACACGAACGTGGGCCTGGACCAGCGGGAGGCTCTCGCGCAGGTACGGGCGAGCGGGCATCGGCGCGAGGTCATGCAGACCGGGTCCAAGCGGTTGACGGACTTCCTCGACGACATCGGGGTGTTGCGGGGCGTGGGGCGGCGGCTGTGGAAGTCGTCGGGGCTGCTGGCCTAGGAGCCCGACCCGGCCACGTCATGTCCATGCAGGGTGGCTACTGTCCTCCTTGAACTCGTCACCCTCCGTGGCCCCAAGGAGATCACCACCGCATGTCCCCCCACACCACTCGCCTCGTAGGGCTGCCGCGCCTCAAGGCCGCCGCCCTCGGGGTCACGACCGCCCTCGCCCTGACCGCGTGCGGCGGTCAGGCCGCCTCGGACTCCGGCGCCGATGACACCCCGCAGGGCGTGGTCACCCGGGCCGCCGCCAAGAAGATCGCCGACCGCTACGAGGAGGTCAACAACAAGGCCAACGCGGCACAGGACGACAAGCTCCTGGGGACGGTCGAGGCGGGTCAGGTCTACGCGATGGACCAGGCCACCTACACCCTCTTCGACACCTGGCCGGAGAAGGAGCAGAAGGCCTACACCAAGCCCTTCTCCTACCAGGACCGCGAGTTCCTCATCCCCGAGAAGGGCACCGCCACCTGGTTCGCCGTCCGGGCCAAGTCCAGCGAGAACGGCGACAACAGCGTGCTGCTGGTCTTCGACAAGGTCGGCGGCACGTACAAGATGGTGCTGTCCCTGTGGGCCGACAGCGGCGAGCCCCTGCCGAAGCTCGCCATCGACCGTCACGGCTTCGCCGAGGCCGTCGACCCCGACACCAAGGTCGGCAAGCTCGCCCCCTCCGAGGTCGGCGCCGCCTACGAGGACTTCCTGGAGACCGGCGGCAAGAAGGAGGGCAAGGCCCTGACCTCCACGAAGCCGGTCGAGAACGCCGAGCAGACCTACCAGCGGAGCAGCACCGAGGGCGCGGCCGACGGCAAGGCCACCGAGAAGTTCTTCACCAAGACCCCGGCCGACCCGAGCGTGTACGCCCTGCGCACCGCCGACGGCGGCGTCCTCGCCCTGTTCCCGGCCGCCCACAAGCAGGAATCCCTGCTGAAGGAGTCCTACCGCTCCATCGCAAGTCTCGTCCCCAACGACGAACAGTCCGCCCTCGGCGCCACCAGGGGCGCCCTCATCACCGACACGTTCGAAGGCCAGGGCCTGGCCGAACTGACGACGAAGACCGCCCGCATCACGGCCGTCGACTTCCAGCACGTGGACGCCCGCTAGGAGGCTGCCCCACTCGGCCGCACCCGCGTACACACCGAAGGAGACGTGTCGGGGGGTGTCCGCCCGCAGC from Streptomyces chartreusis NRRL 3882 harbors:
- a CDS encoding AurF N-oxygenase family protein: MTTLTEADALDGLRDALGLLKDREQVAQRLLDSSAKHSFDPDKELDWDAPFEEGKWFWPPELVSLYDTPLWKRMSEEQRILLSQHEAAALASLGIWFEIILMQLLVRHIYDKAATSAHVRYALTEIEDECRHSKMFARLISHGGTPWYPVSRVHQHLGRLFKTISTTPGSFTATLLGEEVLDWMQRLTFPDERVQPLIRGVTRIHVVEEARHVRYAREELRRQMVTAPKWSQEFTRITSGEFARVFSVAFVNPEVYTNVGLDQREALAQVRASGHRREVMQTGSKRLTDFLDDIGVLRGVGRRLWKSSGLLA